Within the Argopecten irradians isolate NY unplaced genomic scaffold, Ai_NY scaffold_1306, whole genome shotgun sequence genome, the region GGAAAAATCCCCATTCAGAGGCAAATCTACAGGCAATTGTACCTGCATCGGAAAGACGAACCGTGCTGACTCACAGTCATGACAATCGGAGTTCGGGACACCTGGGAATAAAGAAGACTTTGGCAAAAATCCGACAGAGTTTCTATTGGCCAGGGTTACAGGCAGACGTAAAACAATACGTAATAGGATGCCCGCAGTGCAGTAAAAGAAAGAATCCAAGTAAAACTAAACGAGCTCCTATGCAAATGGTGGAGTCAGGGTTCCCCATGGAAAGAATTGCAATCGATATCTTGTGTGAACTCCCCCTCACACAACAGGGCAATCGGCATATACTAGTTATATCAGACTACTACACAAAGTGGACGGAAAGCTTTGCAATGCCGAACATGGAAGCCCAGACAGTGGCCAGGATTCTCGTTGAAGAAGTGATTGCTAGGTTTGGTGTTCCTTATGCCATTCACTCAGATCAAGGATCTCAGTTTGAGAGCGCGTTGTTCCGGGAGATGTGTAAATTGCTACAGATCAACAAGACGCATACCACTCCCTACCATCCAAAATCAGATGGCATGGTTGAAAGATTCAACAAAACCCTCGTAACCATGCTGAGTGCGTTTGTGGATACCCATCAAACGGATTGGGACGAACACCTGCCATATGTGATGATGGCCTATCGCTCCACAGAGCATGAGACAACAGGAAGCTCTCCGAACGCCATGATGCTAGGAAGGGAAACGAGTACTCCATTAGACATACAGTATGAAATGCCTAGGAACATCAGAGCGATTCCCCAGAATCAGTGGGCTTGGCAATTGAAAGAGAAAATGGAAACTGCACATGAGTTAGTAAGGAAACACTCAAAAGGTGCGATGCTCCGACAGAAGCGTTATCATGACCAGAAGCTGTCTTGGACCAAATTTGAGTCCGGTGATTCTGTGTATGTCTTTTTCCCGAATATTCCAGCTGGCACCACGCACAAGTTAGCAAGTCGTTGGCGAGGACCATTCAGGGTACTTGCTAGATTGACAGATGTGACTTACAGAGTCTCATGTGGGTACAAGGGGAAACCTAAAGTAATCCATGCTGATAGAATGAGATTGAAACATCCTCAGGTATTGCGTGGTGAGAGCAAAGCAGAAGCTTTTGAGCGCAAGGATGTGCAAGTTCAAGTTGATGAGTCATGTTTTGAATCTAGTTTGCCTGAGAGTGATGAGCAAGAAAATGTCAGTGAATCAGAAAAGAAACTCATATGTGTTGAGAATGAGTGTGAATCTGACAGGGCAATCCCAAGGCGAACGCGACATAAACCGAAGTGGCATTCTGATTATACTTCGCGTTATTGAAATGTTTAATGCTGTTAAGTAACTGAGGGCTCTTTCTTGTTACAGATATCCGAGATGGCGAAAACCAAGACAACCCCGGTAAAGAAATGCCCCATGTGTACATTTAGGACGGCAAACATCGACGATATGAAAGAACATATTCTGAAATGTGGAATTGAAACTATGGAGAAAAAGACCTTGTCCTGTCCCAAGTGCAGTTACAAAACTTTTAGACCTACTAATATGACCAGGCACCAGAAGCGCCATGATGCGACAGTAGATGTTCCGAAAGCTGCTGGAAAGAGTCTGAATACTGCATTATCTTCTAAGAACTCTCCGAAGGCTCAACCTTCTACTTCAGGCGCACTTAGCAAAGCTCACTCACCAGAGACCGATGTGGAGAGCTGGAAGGGACAAGACCCTGGTGATCTTCTCGGGGAAGTTTCAGATTCATCCGTTGTGCATGATGATTCATCCTCCGAGGATGACTGCCTCTTGGCAGGACGTGCAATAAGAAAACCTACGAGGCCGATTCCTGTCATGGCACCAAAGAGAAGGGTGGACCCTAAGGATCCGATCAATATGGTTCCGATGCCAGTTGTTTCGAAGAAGCTACGTAGTTCCATCCCTACACAGACCGATTTTGAAAGAGCGGATGCATCAACACAGACTGATCCCTATGAACCAGAGCTAAGACAGCAGCCTGTGAACAGAAAAAACTGTTACGAAGACCACCAGATACTCGGACAACGGCCGAGATGTCGAGCTGGTGGAGTATTGCGAATTCTTTGGGGCAGAGGCACTGGATAGGTCCTACTGATTACCCGCGACAAATTGATCGTTTTCTTTGTCACAACCACCAATAAATCCTTTATCTTTAATCTATTTtgtatcttatagttatctgtAATGGCACGTGAGGACACGTGTTGCTCGGAGGCGTGGGTAGTGTGATGAAATACGGTTGTATTACCATGCTATCCGGAATCGCTGTCTGCTCTATTTTGTCTGTTAGTTTCGCCGTCAAGTAGACGCTTGTAATGTTAAGCTATATGTGAGTTAAGCGTTCTAGAGCCTAGGATTATTGTAAATAGATGGCGCTAATGTCGTTGCCCGGCAGTATATAAAGCCGCGGTTTTCAACGAGATTTTTCTTAGTGTTGGACGAGCTGCTGAAGTGAAAGCACCTAAGtaaatacaaggtaaatatagatGTGCCTGAACAAGGCTTGCCTATATACGTCAGTTGATAATAACTTACGGTAGAGTTGAGATCGGAGATTGACGTGCCTGAATAAGGCTTTCCTCCTCCGCGTTATATACTCTGGAGAGTAAGTTGTAAACTGAGCCTTGGGATTGCTCGTTGAATGATTACGTTTACATGAATCATTGAGAGTACTAGTGATTACTCTGTGAGTACTCggtaatatgtaatgattgtgtgTGAATCATTGCTGGAGTGATTACTCTGAGAGTGCTCGGTAAACGTGAGTGCTCAGTAGCAGTGAGTACTGTGAGTGCACAGTGATTTTGAGTACTCGGTAGCTCGGTAGTGTTAGGCCTTAGGGAAAGGTTCTTAATAGATATAATATAACATTGATTTTATCGTAGTCTGGTTATATATGTACGAGTAGGGATTATCGAATCACCCGAGGTAGGGGAGACTACTCGCATAGGCTTATAGATAATTCAGTAGTTGTTG harbors:
- the LOC138314073 gene encoding uncharacterized protein codes for the protein MAKTKTTPVKKCPMCTFRTANIDDMKEHILKCGIETMEKKTLSCPKCSYKTFRPTNMTRHQKRHDATVDVPKAAGKSLNTALSSKNSPKAQPSTSGALSKAHSPETDVESWKGQDPGDLLGEVSDSSVVHDDSSSEDDCLLAGRAIRKPTRPIPVMAPKRRVDPKDPINMVPMPVVSKKLRSSIPTQTDFERADAEKTVTKTTRYSDNGRDVELVEYCEFFGAEALDRSY